In the Oncorhynchus keta strain PuntledgeMale-10-30-2019 chromosome 14, Oket_V2, whole genome shotgun sequence genome, one interval contains:
- the LOC118393720 gene encoding adhesion G-protein coupled receptor G5-like isoform X3 — MNEGNTYSCSNDTQVLSYVPSVVDVDRARCCMEVVNEQFKTENLSTIIKSVEKLEMFLENTALNETTSIIVERLVAHIFRADGHFTGLNISASQERVTSDSDHVANTTVKVHLPKELLKTNENNTIIFCMITSPEKYGQLGILDGRIVGLAVSKKTVLGLQDKVNFSMPLQRPTLESQADKQPSCQFFNFSTNQFYQDGCTTEWKRDEDRVVCSCDHLTYFAVLMVSPSISESDREILSYITLIGCSLSLFFLVVTIVLYATQRGTGTDISLKVHINLSVALILLNLHFLPSQQVAALSSSGPCIYVAVLLHYSLLATFTWTAIEGFHLYLLLVRVFNIYVRRYLLKLSLVGWGFPAVIVIVIAIIDKDTYSRVTLQPSKTNGTAVEMCYLSNDVMKLVTTVGLFALVFVFNLGMLAVTMRRLKSLRTEQTSREKGRARRDTCTVLGITCLLGITWGIIFFSFGQLTTPGLYLFCVLNSLQGFFIFLWFCVFKWKTEDSQPGSDTHYTNSRSA; from the exons ATGAACGAAGGAAACACATATTCGTGCTCCAACGACACTCAAG TTCTGTCTTACGTTCCGTCTGTAGTCGATGTGGATCGTGCAAGATGCTGTATGGAAGTTGTCAATGAGCAGTTTAAGACGGAGAACCTCAGCACTATTATTAA ATCTGTGGAGAAACTAGAAATGTTTCTTGAAAACACAGCTTTGAATGAGACAACTTCAATCATTGTTGAGAGGCTTGTGGCTCACATATTCAGGGCCGACGGCCACTTTACAGGGCTTAATATATCTGCCAGCCAAGAACGG GTAACATCAGACAGTGACCATGTGGCCAACACTACCGTCAAGGTCCACCTGCCCAAAGAGCTCTTGAAAACCAACGAGAACAATACCATTATCTTCTGCATGATTACCTCACCAGAAAAATATGGG CAATTGGGGATTCTTGATGGGCGAATAGTAGGTCTGGCTGTAAGCAAGAAGACAGTGTTAGGTCTGCAGGACAAGGTCAACTTCTCCATGCCTCTACAGCGCCCCACGCTGGAAAGTCAG GCTGACAAACAACCATCTTGTCAATTCTTCAATTTTTCAACCAATC AGTTCTACCAGGATGGCTGCACCACCGAGTGGAAGAGAGACGAGGACCGTGTGGTCTGCTCATGTGACCACCTCACATACTTTGCTGTGCTGATG gtgtctccctccatctctgaaAGCGATCGGGAGATCCTAAGCTACATCACTCTGATtggctgcagtctgtctctgttCTTCCTGGTGGTCACAATCGTTCTGTACGCCACTCAAAG AGGTACAGGCACAGACATCTCCCTGAAGGTGCATATCAACCTGTCTGTGGCCCTGATCCTCCTCAACCTGCACTTCCTGCCCAGCCAGCAGGTAGCAGCATTATCCTCCTCTGGGCCATGTATCTATGTTGCTGTCCTTCTGCATTACTCTCTACTGGCCACCTTCACATGGACAGCAATCGAAGGCTTCCACCTTTACCTGTTGCTGGTCCGTGTCTTCAACATCTATGTCAGGAGATACCTGCTCAAACTGAGCCTGGTAGGATGGG GATTTCCTGCGGTCATTGTCATCGTGATTGCTATCATTGACAAAGACACATACAGCCGTGTGACTCTTCAACCCTCTAAGACCAATGGCACAGCTGTGGAGAT GTGTTACCTCTCTAATGATGTGATGAAGCTGGTGACCACGGTGGGTCTGTTTGCCCTGGTGTTTGTGTTTAACCTCGGTATGCTGGCTGTGACTATGAGGCGCCTCAAGTCTCTGCGCACTGAACAGACGTCAAGGGAGAAGGGTAGGGCCAGGAGGGACACCTGCACTGTGCTGGGCATCACCTGTCTGCTGGGCATCACCTGGGGCATCATCTTCTTCTCCTTCGGCCAGCTTACCACACCTGGCCTCTACCTTTTCTGTGTCCTCAACTCTCTACAAG GTTTTTTCATCTTCCTCTGGTTTTGTGTGTTCAAATGGAAGACTGAGGACAGCCAACCTGGCAGTGACACTCACTATACCAATTCCAGATCTGCCTGA
- the LOC118394131 gene encoding matrix metalloproteinase-15-like, with protein MASSWVNWICLLWRRTLVPSLLVLWVTCLGTHGGEDDAFNAESWLRMYGYLPQASRQMSTMRSAHILSNAVSDMQRFYGLAVTGAMDHGTVTAMRRPRCGVPDKFGGQIKTNVRRKRYALTGHKWNKSHLTYSIQNYTPKIGEYNSYEAIRRAFKVWQKVTPLTFDEIPYQEIKYGRRKEPDIMIFFASGFHGDSSPFDGEGGFLAHAYFPGPGMGGDTHFDSDEPWTIGNGNLQGNDLFLVAVHELGHALGLEHSNNPMAIMAPFYQWMETDDFQLPEDDLRGIQQIYGQPDGTPTQALPTVTPRQPAQPDPKPPNSPPNSPPKSPPNSPPNAPPRRPDKPRTTDRPDHYGPNICEGNFDTVTMLRGEMFVFKGRWFWRVRRNRVLDNYPMPIGHFWRGLPGDIDAAYERHDGKFVFFKENKYWLFREANLEPGYPQELTDYGRDIPYDKIETAIWWEPAGFTYYFKGDWYWRFNEQSRAVDKDYPKPISVWGSAVPSSPKGAFLSDDGAYTYFYKGSKYWKFDNHRMKSEPGYPKSILRDFMGCSVDLDPDRDRDTDAGRKVPEVDRPPFNPDAGRDKEKEKERDKDQDRTNDVDYKDEREEETNEVDVVLKIDESETRTMNIIMVTVPLVLVLCILGLIYAIINTLKRKGTPKLLVHCKRSMQDWV; from the exons ATGGCATCCTCATGGGTAAACTGGATTTGCTTACTCTGGAGACGGACTTTAGTTCCCTCTCTCCTCGTGCTTTGGGTCACCTGTCTCGGGACACACGGAGGAGAGGATGACGCTTTTAATGCAGAG tcatggCTGCGGATGTATGGCTACCTACCTCAGGCCAGCAGACAGATGTCCACCATGCGGTCAGCTCACATCCTTTCCAACGCCGTCAGCGACATGCAGCGTTTCTACGGCCTGGCGGTCACCGGGGCCATGGACCACGGCACGGTGAC AGCCATGCGGAGGCCGCGCTGTGGAGTCCCAGACAAGTTTGGGGGTCAGATCAAGACCAACGTTCGGCGCAAACGTTATGCACTCACTGGCCACAAATGGAACAAGAGCCACCTCACCTACAG TATACAGAACTACACACCAAAGATCGGGGAGTACAACTCATATGAGGCCATCCGTAGGGCCTTCAAGGTGTGGCAGAAGGTGACCCCGCTGACCTTCGATGAGATCCCCTACCAGGAGATCAAATATGGCCGCAGGAAGGAGCCTGACATCATGATCTTCTTTGCCTCGGGTTTCCACGGAGACAGCTCACCCTTCGATGGCGAGGGCGGGTTCCTGGCCCACGCCTACTTCCCTGGTCCTGGTATGGGTGGTGATACTCACTTTGACTCTGATGAGCCATGGACCATCGGCAATGGGAACTTACAAG gtAATGATTTGTTCCTTGTTGCGGTACATGAGCTGGGCCATGCCCTGGGCCTGGAACACTCCAACAACCCAATGGCCATCATGGCTCCTTTCTACCAGTGGATGGAAACGGACGACTTTCAACTGCCCGAGGATGACCTCAGGGGAATACAACAGATCTATG GTCAGCCAGACGGTACACCCACCCAGGCTCTTCCCACTGTCACTCCTCGCCAGCCAGCTCAGCCAGACCCCAAACCCCCCAACTCTCCACCCAACTCTCCCCCCAA ATCTCCCCCTAACTCTCCCCCCAATGCCCCACCCCGGAGGCCAGACAAGCCCCGCACGACTGACCGCCCAGACCACTACGGCCCAAACATCTGTGAAGGAAACTTCGACACGGTCACCATGCTCAGGGGAGAGATGTTTGTGTTCAAG GGTCGCTGGTTCTGGAGGGTGCGGAGGAACAGGGTCCTGGACAACTACCCAATGCCCATTGGTCACTTCTGGAGGGGACTGCCTGGGGACATCGATGCAGCCTACGAGAGACACGATGGGAAATTTGTCTTCTTTAAAG AGAATAAGTACTGGTTGTTCAGGGAGGCAAACCTGGAGCCTGGTTACCCCCAGGAGCTGACAGACTACGGCAGGGACATCCCCTATGACAAGATAGAGACAGCCATCTGGTGGGAACCAGCAGGTTTCACATACTACTTCAAAGGAGACTG GTACTGGCGCTTTAACGAACAGTCCCGTGCGGTAGACAAGGACTACCCCAAGCCAATCAGTGTGTGGGGCTCTGCGGTCCCGTCCTCTCCCAAGGGGGCTTTCCTCAGCGATGATGGAG CTTATACATATTTCTACAAGGGATCCAAATACTGGAAGTTTGACAACCACAGGATGAAGAGTGAGCCGGGCTACCCTAAATCCATCCTGAGGGACTTCATGGGCTGCAGTGTGGACCtggacccagacagagacagggacaccgACGCAGGCCGCAAGGTCCCCGAAGTGGATCGCCCGCCCTTCAACCCTGACGCAGGCCGGgacaaggagaaggagaaggagcggGACAAAGATCAGGACCGTACCAACGATGTAGACTATAAGgacgagagagaagaggagaccaaCGAGGTGGACGTGGTGCTGAAGATCGACGAGAGCGAGACGCGCACTATGAACATCATCATGGTGACAGTACCCCTGGTCCTGGTGCTGTGCATCCTGGGACTGATCTACGCCATCATCAACACACTGAAGAGGAAAGGAACTCCCAAACTTCTGGTCCACTGCAAACGCTCCATGCAGGACTGGGTGTGA
- the LOC118393720 gene encoding adhesion G-protein coupled receptor G5-like isoform X2: MKSRLFYIMVLLAGRLAMNEGNTYSCSNDTQVLSYVPSVVDVDRARCCMEVVNEQFKTENLSTIIKSVEKLEMFLENTALNETTSIIVERLVAHIFRADGHFTGLNISASQERVTSDSDHVANTTVKVHLPKELLKTNENNTIIFCMITSPEKYGQLGILDGRIVGLAVSKKTVLGLQDKVNFSMPLQRPTLESQADKQPSCQFFNFSTNQFYQDGCTTEWKRDEDRVVCSCDHLTYFAVLMVSPSISESDREILSYITLIGCSLSLFFLVVTIVLYATQRGTGTDISLKVHINLSVALILLNLHFLPSQQVAALSSSGPCIYVAVLLHYSLLATFTWTAIEGFHLYLLLVRVFNIYVRRYLLKLSLVGWGFPAVIVIVIAIIDKDTYSRVTLQPSKTNGTAVEMCYLSNDVMKLVTTVGLFALVFVFNLGMLAVTMRRLKSLRTEQTSREKGRARRDTCTVLGITCLLGITWGIIFFSFGQLTTPGLYLFCVLNSLQGFFIFLWFCVFKWKTEDSQPGSDTHYTNSRSA; the protein is encoded by the exons ATGAAGTCCAGGTTGTTTTACATCATGGTTCTGCTCGCAGGACGTCTCGCTATGAACGAAGGAAACACATATTCGTGCTCCAACGACACTCAAG TTCTGTCTTACGTTCCGTCTGTAGTCGATGTGGATCGTGCAAGATGCTGTATGGAAGTTGTCAATGAGCAGTTTAAGACGGAGAACCTCAGCACTATTATTAA ATCTGTGGAGAAACTAGAAATGTTTCTTGAAAACACAGCTTTGAATGAGACAACTTCAATCATTGTTGAGAGGCTTGTGGCTCACATATTCAGGGCCGACGGCCACTTTACAGGGCTTAATATATCTGCCAGCCAAGAACGG GTAACATCAGACAGTGACCATGTGGCCAACACTACCGTCAAGGTCCACCTGCCCAAAGAGCTCTTGAAAACCAACGAGAACAATACCATTATCTTCTGCATGATTACCTCACCAGAAAAATATGGG CAATTGGGGATTCTTGATGGGCGAATAGTAGGTCTGGCTGTAAGCAAGAAGACAGTGTTAGGTCTGCAGGACAAGGTCAACTTCTCCATGCCTCTACAGCGCCCCACGCTGGAAAGTCAG GCTGACAAACAACCATCTTGTCAATTCTTCAATTTTTCAACCAATC AGTTCTACCAGGATGGCTGCACCACCGAGTGGAAGAGAGACGAGGACCGTGTGGTCTGCTCATGTGACCACCTCACATACTTTGCTGTGCTGATG gtgtctccctccatctctgaaAGCGATCGGGAGATCCTAAGCTACATCACTCTGATtggctgcagtctgtctctgttCTTCCTGGTGGTCACAATCGTTCTGTACGCCACTCAAAG AGGTACAGGCACAGACATCTCCCTGAAGGTGCATATCAACCTGTCTGTGGCCCTGATCCTCCTCAACCTGCACTTCCTGCCCAGCCAGCAGGTAGCAGCATTATCCTCCTCTGGGCCATGTATCTATGTTGCTGTCCTTCTGCATTACTCTCTACTGGCCACCTTCACATGGACAGCAATCGAAGGCTTCCACCTTTACCTGTTGCTGGTCCGTGTCTTCAACATCTATGTCAGGAGATACCTGCTCAAACTGAGCCTGGTAGGATGGG GATTTCCTGCGGTCATTGTCATCGTGATTGCTATCATTGACAAAGACACATACAGCCGTGTGACTCTTCAACCCTCTAAGACCAATGGCACAGCTGTGGAGAT GTGTTACCTCTCTAATGATGTGATGAAGCTGGTGACCACGGTGGGTCTGTTTGCCCTGGTGTTTGTGTTTAACCTCGGTATGCTGGCTGTGACTATGAGGCGCCTCAAGTCTCTGCGCACTGAACAGACGTCAAGGGAGAAGGGTAGGGCCAGGAGGGACACCTGCACTGTGCTGGGCATCACCTGTCTGCTGGGCATCACCTGGGGCATCATCTTCTTCTCCTTCGGCCAGCTTACCACACCTGGCCTCTACCTTTTCTGTGTCCTCAACTCTCTACAAG GTTTTTTCATCTTCCTCTGGTTTTGTGTGTTCAAATGGAAGACTGAGGACAGCCAACCTGGCAGTGACACTCACTATACCAATTCCAGATCTGCCTGA
- the LOC118393720 gene encoding adhesion G-protein coupled receptor G5-like isoform X1 encodes MSKGAFQQKRHNLIRMKSRLFYIMVLLAGRLAMNEGNTYSCSNDTQVLSYVPSVVDVDRARCCMEVVNEQFKTENLSTIIKSVEKLEMFLENTALNETTSIIVERLVAHIFRADGHFTGLNISASQERVTSDSDHVANTTVKVHLPKELLKTNENNTIIFCMITSPEKYGQLGILDGRIVGLAVSKKTVLGLQDKVNFSMPLQRPTLESQADKQPSCQFFNFSTNQFYQDGCTTEWKRDEDRVVCSCDHLTYFAVLMVSPSISESDREILSYITLIGCSLSLFFLVVTIVLYATQRGTGTDISLKVHINLSVALILLNLHFLPSQQVAALSSSGPCIYVAVLLHYSLLATFTWTAIEGFHLYLLLVRVFNIYVRRYLLKLSLVGWGFPAVIVIVIAIIDKDTYSRVTLQPSKTNGTAVEMCYLSNDVMKLVTTVGLFALVFVFNLGMLAVTMRRLKSLRTEQTSREKGRARRDTCTVLGITCLLGITWGIIFFSFGQLTTPGLYLFCVLNSLQGFFIFLWFCVFKWKTEDSQPGSDTHYTNSRSA; translated from the exons ATGAGTAAGGGTGCTTTCCAACAAAAGAGGCACAATCTGATCAG GATGAAGTCCAGGTTGTTTTACATCATGGTTCTGCTCGCAGGACGTCTCGCTATGAACGAAGGAAACACATATTCGTGCTCCAACGACACTCAAG TTCTGTCTTACGTTCCGTCTGTAGTCGATGTGGATCGTGCAAGATGCTGTATGGAAGTTGTCAATGAGCAGTTTAAGACGGAGAACCTCAGCACTATTATTAA ATCTGTGGAGAAACTAGAAATGTTTCTTGAAAACACAGCTTTGAATGAGACAACTTCAATCATTGTTGAGAGGCTTGTGGCTCACATATTCAGGGCCGACGGCCACTTTACAGGGCTTAATATATCTGCCAGCCAAGAACGG GTAACATCAGACAGTGACCATGTGGCCAACACTACCGTCAAGGTCCACCTGCCCAAAGAGCTCTTGAAAACCAACGAGAACAATACCATTATCTTCTGCATGATTACCTCACCAGAAAAATATGGG CAATTGGGGATTCTTGATGGGCGAATAGTAGGTCTGGCTGTAAGCAAGAAGACAGTGTTAGGTCTGCAGGACAAGGTCAACTTCTCCATGCCTCTACAGCGCCCCACGCTGGAAAGTCAG GCTGACAAACAACCATCTTGTCAATTCTTCAATTTTTCAACCAATC AGTTCTACCAGGATGGCTGCACCACCGAGTGGAAGAGAGACGAGGACCGTGTGGTCTGCTCATGTGACCACCTCACATACTTTGCTGTGCTGATG gtgtctccctccatctctgaaAGCGATCGGGAGATCCTAAGCTACATCACTCTGATtggctgcagtctgtctctgttCTTCCTGGTGGTCACAATCGTTCTGTACGCCACTCAAAG AGGTACAGGCACAGACATCTCCCTGAAGGTGCATATCAACCTGTCTGTGGCCCTGATCCTCCTCAACCTGCACTTCCTGCCCAGCCAGCAGGTAGCAGCATTATCCTCCTCTGGGCCATGTATCTATGTTGCTGTCCTTCTGCATTACTCTCTACTGGCCACCTTCACATGGACAGCAATCGAAGGCTTCCACCTTTACCTGTTGCTGGTCCGTGTCTTCAACATCTATGTCAGGAGATACCTGCTCAAACTGAGCCTGGTAGGATGGG GATTTCCTGCGGTCATTGTCATCGTGATTGCTATCATTGACAAAGACACATACAGCCGTGTGACTCTTCAACCCTCTAAGACCAATGGCACAGCTGTGGAGAT GTGTTACCTCTCTAATGATGTGATGAAGCTGGTGACCACGGTGGGTCTGTTTGCCCTGGTGTTTGTGTTTAACCTCGGTATGCTGGCTGTGACTATGAGGCGCCTCAAGTCTCTGCGCACTGAACAGACGTCAAGGGAGAAGGGTAGGGCCAGGAGGGACACCTGCACTGTGCTGGGCATCACCTGTCTGCTGGGCATCACCTGGGGCATCATCTTCTTCTCCTTCGGCCAGCTTACCACACCTGGCCTCTACCTTTTCTGTGTCCTCAACTCTCTACAAG GTTTTTTCATCTTCCTCTGGTTTTGTGTGTTCAAATGGAAGACTGAGGACAGCCAACCTGGCAGTGACACTCACTATACCAATTCCAGATCTGCCTGA